In the genome of Saccharomonospora viridis DSM 43017, one region contains:
- the paaE gene encoding 1,2-phenylacetyl-CoA epoxidase subunit PaaE — translation MTAITRPRLRGEFHTLTVADVTRLCADAVAITFDVPADVASAYAFRAGQSLTVRRLVDGRDERRSYSICAPEGASPRIGVREVPGGLFSTWLVRQVRPGDAIEVGTPTGNFSPDPDVPGHHVLIAAGSGITPMLSIAATVLRHPATTVTLLYGNRRTDTVMFADELADLKDRYLDRLELVHVLSREPREADLFTGRLDADKLAALRPVLGDVAQVDHWWLCGPFDMVTTVREQLRKDGVPAERIHQELFFVDDVPPTPVRHEDAPVDGDTSDVTIVLDGRSTTVALPRDVPVLDAAQRTRPDLPFACKGGVCGTCRAKVTEGKVHMRRNFALEESEVDEGFVLTCQSLPVSESVVVDYDV, via the coding sequence TTGACCGCGATCACGAGGCCCCGGCTGCGCGGGGAGTTCCACACCCTCACCGTCGCGGACGTCACCAGGCTGTGTGCTGACGCGGTGGCCATCACGTTCGACGTCCCGGCCGATGTGGCGTCGGCGTACGCCTTCCGGGCAGGACAGTCGTTGACCGTGCGGCGGCTGGTCGACGGCCGGGACGAGCGACGGTCGTACTCGATCTGCGCACCTGAGGGGGCATCGCCGCGCATCGGTGTCCGCGAGGTGCCGGGCGGGTTGTTCTCCACCTGGCTGGTGCGGCAGGTCCGGCCGGGTGACGCGATCGAGGTGGGCACACCCACGGGCAACTTCAGCCCGGATCCGGATGTCCCGGGGCACCATGTGTTGATCGCAGCGGGTTCCGGGATCACGCCGATGCTGTCGATCGCGGCCACGGTGCTGCGTCATCCCGCCACCACGGTCACCCTGCTGTACGGCAATCGGCGCACCGACACCGTGATGTTCGCCGACGAACTGGCCGATCTGAAGGACCGCTACCTGGATCGGCTGGAACTGGTGCATGTGCTGTCGCGGGAACCGCGCGAGGCGGACCTGTTCACCGGCAGGTTGGACGCGGACAAGTTGGCGGCGCTGCGACCGGTGCTGGGCGACGTCGCGCAGGTGGATCACTGGTGGCTGTGCGGTCCGTTCGACATGGTCACCACGGTCCGAGAACAGCTTCGCAAGGACGGGGTGCCGGCCGAGAGGATCCATCAGGAGCTGTTCTTCGTCGACGACGTGCCCCCGACCCCCGTGCGGCACGAGGACGCGCCGGTGGACGGGGACACCAGTGACGTGACGATCGTGCTGGACGGCCGTTCGACGACCGTGGCGTTGCCGAGGGACGTCCCGGTGCTCGACGCCGCACAACGCACCCGACCGGATCTGCCGTTCGCCTGCAAAGGCGGTGTCTGCGGCACCTGCCGTGCCAAGGTGACCGAGGGGAAGGTGCACATGCGACGCAACTTCGCCCTGGAGGAATCCGAAGTGGACGAAGGTTTCGTGCTCACGTGCCAGTCGCTTCCGGTGTCGGAGTCGGTGGTCGTCGACTACGACGTCTGA
- the paaD gene encoding 1,2-phenylacetyl-CoA epoxidase subunit PaaD, translating to MVTAVQTARRVAETVADPELPMLTLADLGVLREVWEEDGTIIVSITPTYTGCPALDTMRDDLVHALQRAGYPRVEVRTVLRPAWSSDWITAEGRRKLAEAGIAPPGRARRHGSGPVPLTLVPPPSRVRCPRCGSTDTEEVSRFSATACKALRRCHACREPFEHVKEI from the coding sequence ATGGTGACCGCCGTACAGACCGCCCGCCGGGTGGCGGAGACGGTGGCCGACCCGGAACTGCCGATGCTCACGTTGGCCGATCTGGGTGTGCTGCGTGAGGTGTGGGAGGAGGACGGCACGATCATCGTGTCGATCACCCCCACCTACACCGGATGTCCCGCGCTCGACACCATGCGCGACGATCTCGTCCACGCCCTCCAGCGGGCCGGGTACCCCCGGGTCGAGGTGCGCACGGTGCTGCGCCCCGCGTGGTCCAGTGACTGGATCACAGCAGAGGGGCGTCGCAAACTCGCCGAGGCCGGGATCGCCCCGCCCGGCCGGGCACGGCGCCACGGTTCGGGCCCGGTGCCGCTCACGTTGGTCCCACCCCCGTCCCGCGTGCGGTGTCCGCGATGCGGTTCGACGGACACCGAGGAGGTGTCGCGGTTCAGCGCCACCGCGTGCAAGGCACTACGTCGGTGCCACGCGTGCCGGGAACCCTTCGAACACGTCAAGGAGATCTAG
- the paaC gene encoding 1,2-phenylacetyl-CoA epoxidase subunit PaaC, translating into MAFDNAYQALADSVGNDDSRWAFGTGFVDPLSGVDTSVPSGVDGEDLAAYCLMLGDDALIFSHRLQQWCTNAPELEEEVALANIALDLLGQARLLLTRAGKADGTGRGEDELAFFRPEHGFRNVRLAELPRGDFGQLIAVLLVFATWRLALFQRLRDSRDPVLGAVADKGVKELTYHRDHAAQWAVRLGDGTEFSHERMQAGLESVWPYVEELFTAHEVERRVAEAGIGVDPAEVRAEFDDVLARVCSAATLRVPDTPARAGVSGRSGRHGVHTEALGYLLAELQSVARAHPDATW; encoded by the coding sequence GTGGCTTTCGACAACGCCTACCAGGCACTGGCGGACAGCGTGGGAAACGACGACTCCCGGTGGGCCTTCGGAACCGGGTTCGTCGATCCATTGTCCGGAGTGGACACCTCTGTGCCTTCCGGAGTGGACGGTGAGGACCTGGCAGCGTACTGCCTCATGCTCGGTGACGACGCGTTGATCTTCTCGCACCGGTTGCAGCAGTGGTGCACGAACGCCCCCGAGTTGGAGGAGGAGGTCGCGCTGGCCAACATCGCGCTGGACCTGCTCGGTCAGGCCCGGCTGCTGCTCACCCGGGCGGGCAAGGCCGACGGCACCGGTCGGGGGGAGGACGAGCTCGCGTTCTTCCGTCCCGAGCACGGGTTCCGCAACGTGCGGCTGGCCGAACTGCCCCGCGGTGACTTCGGCCAGCTGATCGCCGTGTTGCTGGTGTTTGCCACCTGGCGGCTCGCGCTGTTCCAGCGGTTGCGCGACTCGCGTGACCCGGTGCTCGGCGCCGTCGCGGACAAGGGGGTCAAGGAGCTCACCTACCACCGTGACCACGCCGCCCAATGGGCGGTGCGTCTCGGTGACGGCACGGAGTTCTCCCACGAGCGGATGCAGGCCGGGCTGGAGAGCGTCTGGCCGTACGTCGAGGAACTGTTCACCGCGCACGAGGTCGAACGGCGGGTGGCCGAGGCCGGAATCGGTGTCGACCCCGCCGAGGTGCGCGCGGAGTTCGACGACGTCCTGGCGCGGGTGTGCTCGGCGGCCACGCTCCGGGTCCCCGACACCCCGGCCCGAGCCGGGGTGTCCGGTCGAAGCGGCCGACACGGCGTGCACACCGAGGCCCTGGGCTACCTGCTGGCCGAGTTGCAGAGTGTCGCCCGAGCCCATCCGGACGCGACATGGTGA